Proteins from a single region of Stigmatella erecta:
- a CDS encoding glycoside hydrolase family 30 beta sandwich domain-containing protein: MNSLTTWKRLTASALALGTLATGTAASAAPTAQVIWSSEKNPGNGSWFSGPTSIPYTLSPQANIALTSPTTTQATTLAVDPAVQYQTMLGIGTSLEESTIYNLSRMSLAKRTEVLKKLLDPATGAGINLLRITLGTSDFTARPFYTYDDRPAGQTDPNLTYFSIQKDIDYNIISTIKQALAVNPNLKIFASPWSPPAWMKDNGSLIGGKVLTQYIPQLAVYYRKAIQAYQQQGIPIYALTVQNEPLYTAPDYPSASVSPAQSKQLTLALKNELNANGLSTRIWAFDHNFDSAWSYVPTLLDDAASNAAVDGVAFHDYAGEPSVMTEVRNAYPNKNILMTERAVWGTAGADRMAQYFRNWAAGYNSWVTMLDSNIQPEKWTGTPGPTMLIQSASAYDTYWALPEYYLIAQYAKYVKAGAKRISSSYGSASTVTNVSFLNPDNTVVSVVINQTAASQRFKLSSDGWELLATLPAKTVGTYLWTREAGPTPTNLLTDPGFENGNLSAWNSEWHNAELAHKVDTDTVYTGNYKLTHYSAAAYQQLTGQTKAVANGTYRAGVWVRSSGGQRALRLYAKNHGGAELTAEVGSGAVTGWTKYTINNIPVTTGTLEVGVYSDANAQNWSAFDQFELVKQ; this comes from the coding sequence ATGAATTCTCTGACGACGTGGAAGCGCCTGACGGCTTCGGCCCTGGCCCTGGGCACCCTCGCCACGGGAACGGCCGCTTCGGCCGCCCCCACCGCGCAGGTCATCTGGAGCTCCGAGAAGAACCCGGGCAACGGCAGCTGGTTCAGCGGCCCCACCTCCATTCCCTACACCCTGAGCCCGCAGGCCAACATCGCCCTGACGAGCCCCACCACCACGCAGGCCACGACGCTCGCGGTGGACCCCGCGGTGCAGTACCAGACCATGCTGGGCATCGGCACCTCGCTCGAGGAGTCGACCATCTACAACCTGTCGCGCATGTCCCTGGCGAAGCGGACGGAGGTGCTCAAGAAGCTGTTGGATCCCGCCACCGGCGCGGGCATCAACCTGCTGCGCATCACCCTCGGAACGTCTGACTTCACCGCGCGCCCGTTCTACACGTACGACGACCGGCCCGCGGGACAGACGGACCCCAACCTCACGTACTTCTCGATCCAGAAGGACATCGACTACAACATCATCTCGACGATCAAGCAGGCGCTGGCGGTCAACCCCAACCTGAAGATCTTCGCCAGCCCGTGGAGCCCGCCGGCCTGGATGAAGGACAATGGCAGCCTGATTGGCGGCAAGGTGCTGACGCAGTACATCCCCCAGCTGGCGGTGTACTACCGCAAGGCCATCCAGGCCTACCAGCAGCAGGGCATTCCCATCTACGCGCTGACGGTCCAGAACGAGCCCCTGTACACGGCCCCGGACTACCCCAGCGCCTCGGTGAGCCCCGCCCAGTCGAAGCAGCTCACCCTCGCGCTGAAGAACGAGCTGAACGCCAACGGGCTGAGCACGCGCATCTGGGCGTTCGATCACAACTTCGACTCGGCCTGGTCCTACGTGCCCACCCTGCTGGATGACGCCGCGTCGAACGCGGCGGTGGATGGCGTGGCCTTCCACGACTACGCGGGCGAGCCCAGCGTCATGACGGAGGTGCGCAACGCCTACCCGAACAAGAACATCCTGATGACCGAGCGCGCCGTGTGGGGCACGGCCGGCGCGGACCGGATGGCGCAGTACTTCCGCAACTGGGCGGCCGGGTACAACTCCTGGGTGACGATGCTGGACAGCAACATCCAGCCGGAGAAGTGGACCGGCACCCCGGGCCCCACGATGCTCATCCAGAGCGCCTCCGCGTATGACACGTACTGGGCGCTGCCCGAGTACTACCTCATCGCCCAGTACGCGAAGTACGTGAAGGCGGGCGCCAAGCGCATCTCCAGCAGCTACGGCTCGGCGAGCACCGTGACGAACGTGTCCTTCCTCAACCCGGACAACACGGTGGTGTCCGTCGTCATCAACCAGACCGCCGCGAGCCAGCGCTTCAAGCTGTCCTCGGACGGGTGGGAGCTGCTCGCCACGCTGCCAGCGAAGACGGTGGGCACTTACCTCTGGACGCGCGAGGCCGGCCCCACGCCCACCAACCTGCTCACGGATCCCGGCTTCGAGAACGGCAACCTGTCGGCCTGGAACTCCGAGTGGCACAACGCGGAGCTGGCCCACAAGGTGGACACCGACACCGTGTACACGGGCAACTACAAGCTCACCCACTACTCGGCCGCCGCCTACCAGCAGCTCACCGGCCAGACGAAGGCCGTGGCCAACGGCACCTACCGCGCCGGCGTCTGGGTCCGCTCCAGCGGCGGCCAGCGCGCGCTGCGCCTGTATGCCAAGAACCACGGCGGCGCCGAGCTGACCGCGGAGGTCGGCTCCGGCGCGGTGACGGGATGGACGAAGTACACCATCAACAACATCCCGGTCACCACCGGCACCCTCGAAGTCGGTGTCTACAGCGACGCCAACGCGCAGAACTGGTCGGCCTTCGACCAGTTCGAGCTCGTCAAGCAGTAG
- a CDS encoding ammonium transporter, translating to MKKGWAVAVLAVLAVLGAFVTPAAQVKQGGPINAADTAWILTATALVLLMTPGLSFFYGGMVRLKNVVSTLLQSYMAMAVITLMWVVVGFSLSFGDSFHGLIGDPRTFFMFSGVGGETHPDLAPTIPLMLFALFQLKFAIITPALITGAFAERVRFKAYVLFMVLFSLFIYAPLAHWTWHPEGFLRKWGVLDFAGGTVVHMSAGFAALAGALVLGRRKVHVENITHTPANLPFVLLGTGMLWFGWFGFNAGSALSASSLATLAFATTNTASASAMLTWMAFDWMRGRKPNAMGACVGAVVGLVAVTPAAGFITVGQSILVGFVASVVSNAAAHFKSRTALDDTLDVFPCHGLGGVVGMVLTGVLAKDVGLITGKTDTFLMHLLALGIVTVFSFAGSYLLYKVVNLIVPLRVTQGQEEEGLDLSQHGETVGETAVAAAAPEAAPALKAEAPTPERSVPVPA from the coding sequence ATGAAGAAGGGGTGGGCGGTAGCGGTCCTGGCGGTCCTGGCGGTCCTGGGTGCATTCGTGACGCCGGCGGCCCAGGTGAAGCAAGGAGGACCCATCAACGCGGCCGACACGGCCTGGATCCTCACCGCCACGGCGCTCGTGCTGTTGATGACGCCCGGGCTGTCGTTCTTCTACGGCGGCATGGTGCGGCTGAAGAACGTCGTGTCCACGCTGCTCCAGAGCTACATGGCCATGGCCGTCATCACCCTGATGTGGGTGGTGGTGGGCTTCAGCCTGAGCTTCGGGGACAGCTTCCACGGCCTCATCGGAGACCCGCGGACGTTCTTCATGTTCAGCGGTGTGGGCGGGGAGACGCACCCGGACCTGGCACCCACCATCCCGCTGATGCTCTTCGCGCTGTTCCAGCTGAAGTTCGCCATCATCACCCCGGCGCTCATCACCGGCGCGTTCGCCGAGCGCGTGCGCTTCAAGGCGTACGTGCTCTTCATGGTGCTCTTCAGCCTGTTCATCTACGCGCCGCTGGCGCACTGGACGTGGCACCCGGAGGGCTTCCTGCGCAAGTGGGGCGTGCTCGACTTCGCGGGCGGCACGGTGGTGCACATGTCCGCGGGCTTCGCGGCGCTGGCCGGCGCGCTGGTGCTGGGCCGCCGCAAGGTGCACGTGGAGAACATCACCCACACGCCCGCCAACCTCCCGTTCGTCCTGCTGGGCACGGGCATGCTGTGGTTCGGCTGGTTCGGCTTCAACGCGGGCTCGGCGCTCTCCGCCTCGTCGCTGGCCACGCTCGCCTTCGCCACCACCAACACCGCCTCGGCCTCCGCCATGCTCACGTGGATGGCCTTCGACTGGATGCGCGGCCGCAAGCCGAACGCCATGGGCGCCTGCGTGGGCGCGGTGGTGGGCCTGGTGGCCGTGACGCCCGCGGCCGGCTTCATCACCGTGGGCCAGAGCATCCTGGTGGGCTTCGTGGCCAGCGTCGTCAGCAACGCCGCGGCGCACTTCAAGAGCCGCACCGCGCTGGATGACACCCTGGATGTGTTCCCCTGCCACGGCTTGGGCGGCGTGGTGGGCATGGTGCTCACCGGCGTGCTGGCCAAGGACGTGGGCCTCATCACCGGCAAGACGGACACCTTCCTGATGCACCTGCTCGCGCTGGGCATCGTCACCGTCTTCTCCTTCGCGGGCTCCTACCTCCTCTACAAGGTGGTCAACCTCATCGTTCCTCTGCGCGTCACGCAGGGGCAGGAGGAGGAAGGGTTGGATCTCAGCCAGCACGGAGAGACCGTGGGCGAGACGGCCGTGGCCGCCGCCGCGCCCGAGGCGGCCCCGGCCCTCAAGGCCGAGGCGCCCACCCCGGAGCGCTCCGTTCCGGTCCCGGCGTAG
- the carB gene encoding carbamoyl-phosphate synthase large subunit — protein sequence MPKRSDIRKVLVIGSGPIIIGQAVEFDYSGTQAIKALRDEGVEVVLLNSNPATVMTDPEFAHRTYIEPISVESAEKILAAERPDSLLPTMGGQTALNLAKALAEQGILEKYGVRLIGASLEAINKAEDRQLFKAAMQKIGVALPKSGYAKTLDEALALVEEIGFPAIIRPSFTLGGTGGGIAYNREEYETICRSGLKASPTSTILVEESVLGWKEYELEVVRDSADNVIIVCSIENLDPMGVHTGDSITVAPSQTLTDREYQRMRQASLAIIREIGVETGGSNIQFGIHPRDGRMVVIEMNPRVSRSSALASKATGYPIAKVAAKLALGYTLDELRNDITRDTPASFEPTIDYVVVKIPRFAFEKFPKANRTLTTSMRSVGEVMAMGRTFSEAYMKALRSMELGRLELESPELPTEKEEREKVLREALRVPRPERPWFVAQAFREGLSVEQVHELSAIDPWFLRKIEGLVHRAQAIQEFGRLDQIPDEVLREAKANGFSDKYLGQLLGYPEQEVRAHRHARGIRPVYKRVDTCAAEFEAYTPYLYSTYEEEDEAPPTERQKVLILGSGPIRIGQGIEFDYCCVHAAFALREAGYETVMVNCNPETVSTDYDTSDRLYFEPLTIENVLEVSQREKPLGAIVQFGGQTPLKLSVPLEKGGLPILGTSPDAIDRAEDRERFAALIEKLGLTQPENGVARSHEEAFRIAERIGYPVMVRPSYVLGGRAMESVYDASSLERYMREAVSASPEHPVLIDRFLKDAIEVDLDLVADRTGAVLVGGVLEHIQEAGVHSGDAAATLPPHSLSPDLVERMKDQAISLARELKVVGLMNVQFAIQGKTIYILEVNPRASRTVPFISKATGVPLAKLAALCMVGKTLAELGHTQEAEFKHVAVKESVFPFARFSGVDVILGPEMKSTGEVMGLADDYPSAFAKSQLAAGVKLPRAGRVFISVKDEDKPAVVDLARRLRTLGFELVATSGTHTYLAKKGIQAQQVQKVKEGRPNIVDKIVDGAIVLVINTTFGKQEIADSFSIRREALMHGIPYYTTVQQARMVVGALEALRRSDLSTKPLQDYLQIARSSGR from the coding sequence ATGCCCAAACGAAGTGATATCCGCAAGGTTCTCGTCATTGGCTCGGGCCCGATCATCATTGGGCAGGCCGTCGAGTTTGATTACTCCGGCACTCAGGCCATCAAGGCCCTGAGGGATGAAGGCGTGGAGGTGGTGCTGCTCAACAGCAACCCCGCCACGGTGATGACGGACCCCGAGTTCGCCCACCGAACCTACATCGAGCCCATCTCCGTGGAGTCCGCCGAGAAGATCCTCGCCGCCGAGCGGCCGGACTCGCTGCTGCCCACCATGGGCGGGCAGACGGCGCTCAACCTGGCCAAGGCGCTGGCCGAGCAGGGCATCCTGGAGAAGTACGGGGTGCGGCTCATCGGCGCCTCGCTGGAGGCCATCAACAAGGCCGAGGACCGCCAGCTCTTCAAGGCGGCCATGCAGAAGATCGGCGTGGCGCTGCCCAAGAGCGGCTACGCGAAGACGCTCGACGAGGCCCTGGCGCTCGTGGAGGAGATCGGCTTTCCGGCCATCATCCGGCCCTCGTTCACCCTGGGCGGCACCGGCGGCGGCATCGCCTACAACCGCGAGGAGTACGAGACCATCTGCCGCTCGGGCCTCAAGGCGAGCCCCACCTCCACCATCCTGGTCGAGGAGAGCGTGCTGGGCTGGAAGGAGTACGAGCTGGAGGTGGTCCGCGACTCGGCGGACAACGTCATCATCGTCTGCTCCATCGAGAACCTGGACCCGATGGGCGTCCACACGGGTGACTCCATCACCGTGGCCCCCTCGCAGACGCTCACCGACCGCGAGTACCAGCGGATGCGCCAGGCCTCCCTGGCCATCATCCGGGAGATCGGCGTCGAGACGGGCGGCTCCAACATCCAGTTCGGCATCCACCCGCGCGACGGGCGCATGGTCGTCATCGAGATGAACCCGCGCGTGTCGCGCTCCAGCGCGCTGGCCTCCAAGGCCACGGGCTACCCCATCGCCAAGGTCGCCGCGAAGCTGGCCCTGGGCTACACGCTGGACGAGCTGCGCAACGACATCACCCGCGACACCCCGGCCTCGTTCGAGCCCACCATTGACTACGTGGTGGTGAAGATTCCCCGCTTCGCCTTCGAGAAGTTCCCCAAGGCCAACCGCACGCTCACCACGAGCATGCGCTCGGTGGGCGAGGTGATGGCCATGGGCCGCACCTTCTCCGAGGCGTACATGAAGGCGCTGCGCTCCATGGAGCTGGGGCGCCTGGAGCTGGAGTCCCCGGAGCTGCCCACGGAGAAGGAGGAGCGCGAGAAGGTGCTGCGCGAGGCCCTCCGGGTGCCGCGCCCCGAGCGCCCCTGGTTCGTCGCGCAGGCCTTCCGCGAGGGGCTCTCGGTGGAGCAGGTGCACGAGCTGTCGGCGATCGATCCCTGGTTCCTGCGGAAGATCGAAGGCCTGGTGCACCGCGCGCAGGCGATCCAGGAGTTCGGCCGGCTGGATCAGATCCCCGACGAGGTGCTGCGCGAGGCCAAGGCGAACGGCTTCTCGGACAAGTACCTGGGGCAGCTCCTGGGCTACCCGGAGCAGGAGGTGCGCGCGCACCGGCACGCCCGGGGCATCCGGCCCGTGTACAAGCGCGTGGACACGTGCGCCGCGGAGTTCGAGGCGTACACCCCCTACCTGTACTCCACCTACGAGGAGGAGGACGAGGCGCCCCCCACCGAGCGCCAGAAGGTGCTCATCCTGGGCAGCGGCCCCATCCGCATCGGCCAGGGCATCGAGTTCGACTACTGCTGCGTGCACGCCGCGTTCGCGCTGCGCGAGGCGGGGTACGAGACGGTGATGGTCAACTGCAACCCGGAGACGGTGTCCACCGACTACGACACGTCGGACCGCCTGTACTTCGAGCCGCTGACCATCGAGAACGTGCTGGAGGTGTCCCAGCGCGAGAAGCCCCTGGGCGCCATCGTCCAGTTCGGCGGGCAGACGCCGCTGAAGCTCAGCGTGCCGCTGGAGAAGGGCGGCCTGCCCATCCTCGGCACCTCGCCGGACGCCATCGACCGGGCCGAGGACCGCGAGCGCTTCGCGGCGCTCATCGAGAAGCTGGGGCTCACGCAGCCGGAGAACGGCGTGGCGCGCAGCCACGAGGAGGCGTTCCGCATCGCCGAGCGCATCGGCTACCCCGTCATGGTGCGCCCCTCCTACGTGCTGGGCGGCCGGGCGATGGAGTCCGTGTACGACGCCTCCAGCCTGGAGCGGTACATGCGCGAGGCGGTGAGCGCCTCGCCCGAGCACCCGGTGCTCATCGACCGCTTCCTCAAGGACGCCATCGAGGTGGACCTGGACCTGGTGGCCGACCGCACCGGGGCGGTGCTGGTGGGCGGGGTGCTGGAGCACATCCAGGAGGCCGGCGTGCACTCGGGCGATGCTGCGGCCACGCTGCCGCCGCACTCGCTCTCGCCGGACCTGGTGGAGCGGATGAAGGACCAGGCCATCTCCCTGGCCCGCGAGCTGAAGGTGGTCGGCCTGATGAACGTGCAGTTCGCCATCCAGGGAAAGACCATCTACATCCTGGAGGTGAACCCGCGCGCCAGCCGCACCGTGCCGTTCATCTCCAAGGCCACCGGCGTGCCGCTGGCGAAGCTGGCGGCGCTCTGCATGGTGGGCAAGACGCTGGCGGAGCTGGGCCACACCCAGGAGGCCGAGTTCAAGCACGTGGCGGTGAAGGAGTCCGTGTTCCCGTTCGCCCGCTTCTCCGGGGTGGACGTCATCCTCGGGCCGGAGATGAAGTCCACGGGCGAGGTGATGGGGCTGGCGGATGACTACCCCTCCGCCTTCGCCAAGAGCCAGCTCGCCGCGGGCGTGAAGCTGCCCCGCGCCGGCCGCGTGTTCATCTCCGTGAAGGACGAGGACAAGCCCGCGGTGGTGGACCTGGCCCGGCGCCTGCGCACGCTGGGCTTCGAGCTGGTGGCCACCAGCGGCACCCACACGTACCTGGCCAAGAAGGGCATCCAGGCCCAGCAGGTGCAGAAGGTGAAGGAGGGCCGGCCCAACATCGTCGACAAGATCGTCGATGGGGCCATCGTGCTCGTCATCAACACCACCTTCGGCAAGCAGGAGATCGCCGACAGCTTCTCCATCCGCCGCGAGGCGCTGATGCACGGCATCCCCTACTACACGACCGTGCAGCAGGCCCGCATGGTGGTGGGCGCCCTGGAGGCCCTGCGCCGCTCGGACCTGAGCACCAAGCCCCTCCAGGACTACCTGCAGATCGCCCGCTCGTCCGGCCGCTAG
- the coaD gene encoding pantetheine-phosphate adenylyltransferase: protein MPVAIYPGSFDPLTNGHLSLIQRGLKMFDRLIVAIAVNPKKTPLFSLEERKVLIREACQDDRVEVDSFQGLLVEYAKQRQVHVLIRGLRAVSDFEYEFQLANMNRKLAPGIETVFMMTGEDYFYISSQLVREVASLGGDVTGLVPANVNAKLLEKFGPTRSTS from the coding sequence ATGCCGGTGGCCATCTATCCAGGTTCGTTCGATCCGCTCACCAACGGGCACCTCAGCCTCATCCAGCGCGGCCTCAAGATGTTCGACCGGCTCATCGTGGCCATCGCGGTGAACCCCAAGAAGACGCCGCTGTTCTCGCTGGAGGAGCGCAAGGTGCTCATCCGCGAGGCCTGCCAGGATGACCGCGTGGAGGTGGACTCCTTCCAGGGCCTGCTGGTGGAATACGCCAAGCAGCGCCAGGTGCACGTCCTCATCCGCGGGCTGCGCGCCGTGTCGGACTTCGAGTACGAGTTCCAGCTCGCCAACATGAACCGCAAGCTGGCCCCCGGCATCGAGACCGTCTTCATGATGACCGGCGAGGACTACTTCTACATCTCCTCCCAGCTCGTCCGGGAGGTGGCCTCGCTGGGCGGGGACGTCACGGGGCTGGTGCCCGCCAACGTGAACGCCAAGCTGCTGGAGAAGTTCGGGCCCACCCGGTCCACGTCCTGA
- the rsmD gene encoding 16S rRNA (guanine(966)-N(2))-methyltransferase RsmD yields MRIVAGSARGRALQGPKPTSRHIRPTADRVRETLFNVLGQFLEGQAVLDLYAGTGALGLEALSRGAGRAVLVDSDREAQALCQQNTQALGFSAQVELLSLPVARAVEQLGQQGQAFELIFADPPYAARVVETVLGQVTRSKLLTAGGMLVVEHDKREEAPEAHEGLARVDQRKFGDTVASFYRNP; encoded by the coding sequence ATGCGAATCGTTGCTGGCAGTGCCCGGGGCCGTGCCCTTCAGGGCCCCAAGCCCACCTCCCGGCACATCCGTCCCACGGCGGACCGGGTCCGGGAGACACTCTTCAACGTGCTCGGCCAGTTCCTGGAGGGCCAGGCCGTGTTGGACCTCTACGCGGGCACGGGCGCGCTGGGGCTGGAGGCGCTCTCCCGGGGGGCGGGGCGGGCGGTGCTGGTGGACTCGGACCGCGAGGCCCAGGCCCTGTGCCAGCAGAACACGCAGGCCCTGGGCTTCTCCGCCCAGGTGGAGCTGCTGTCCCTGCCGGTGGCGCGGGCGGTGGAGCAGCTCGGCCAGCAAGGCCAGGCCTTCGAGCTCATCTTCGCCGATCCGCCCTATGCGGCGCGGGTGGTGGAGACGGTGCTGGGGCAAGTCACGCGCTCGAAGCTGCTGACGGCCGGGGGCATGCTCGTCGTCGAGCACGACAAGCGCGAGGAGGCGCCCGAGGCCCACGAGGGGCTGGCGCGCGTGGATCAGCGCAAGTTCGGGGACACGGTGGCCAGCTTCTACCGCAATCCTTGA
- a CDS encoding cation diffusion facilitator family transporter, which translates to MTTSAHPPGKTKHGHGHGHDHEHHGHDHSHGHGHGHGPSGRPSQLAEERRKDRKRLLFALVLTATIALAEAVGGYLTNSLALMSDAGHMLTDISALALSLLALWFAGKPADLKKTYGYYRMEILSALFNGMLLLGLTAVIVYEAWQRFRAPAPVQLGPMAVVALVGLVANLAALGFLHRTHSMNVRGAFLHVLGDALSSVGVLVGAGIMALTGWYVVDPLISILISVVIVVGAIRLVRDAVDVLLEAVPAHVDLEAVKTLLMQVRGVSAVHDLHVWTISSGLYALSAHLVVADPRVCNNDEILSSVKHELFDRFGIDHTTIQIESETYAHLGEVH; encoded by the coding sequence GTGACTACATCAGCGCACCCGCCTGGCAAGACGAAGCACGGGCATGGGCATGGGCACGACCATGAGCACCACGGCCATGACCACTCGCACGGCCATGGGCATGGGCATGGGCCGTCTGGCAGGCCCTCCCAGCTGGCGGAAGAGCGGCGCAAGGACCGCAAGCGGCTGCTGTTCGCGCTGGTGCTGACGGCCACCATCGCGCTGGCGGAGGCGGTGGGCGGCTACCTCACCAACTCGCTGGCGCTGATGTCCGACGCGGGCCACATGCTCACGGACATCTCCGCGCTGGCGCTGAGCCTGCTGGCGCTGTGGTTCGCGGGCAAGCCGGCGGACCTGAAGAAGACCTACGGCTATTACCGGATGGAGATCCTCAGCGCGCTCTTCAACGGCATGCTGCTCCTGGGGCTCACGGCGGTCATCGTCTACGAGGCCTGGCAGCGCTTCCGCGCGCCCGCGCCGGTGCAGCTCGGGCCCATGGCGGTGGTGGCGCTCGTGGGGCTGGTGGCGAACCTGGCCGCGCTGGGCTTCCTGCACCGCACGCACTCCATGAATGTGCGCGGCGCGTTCCTCCACGTGCTGGGGGATGCGCTGTCCAGCGTGGGGGTGCTTGTGGGCGCCGGCATCATGGCGCTGACGGGCTGGTACGTGGTGGACCCGCTCATCTCCATCCTCATCTCCGTCGTCATCGTCGTGGGGGCCATCCGGCTGGTGCGCGACGCGGTGGACGTGCTGCTGGAGGCGGTGCCCGCGCACGTGGACCTGGAGGCGGTGAAGACGCTGCTGATGCAGGTGCGCGGGGTGAGCGCCGTGCACGACTTGCACGTGTGGACCATCTCCAGCGGGCTGTATGCGCTCTCGGCGCACCTGGTGGTGGCCGACCCCAGGGTGTGCAACAACGACGAGATTCTCTCCTCGGTGAAGCACGAGCTGTTCGACCGCTTCGGCATCGATCACACCACCATCCAGATCGAAAGCGAGACGTACGCCCACCTGGGCGAGGTGCACTGA
- a CDS encoding sigma 54-interacting transcriptional regulator, producing MDFEKYQNLPTIILLRELIRKWWQADLTFADRHGVVQGWRGGEPPLPPHDFCRLSLLAPEGERRCSESLRSLHEKFKGNTRLRQALAQDCHLNFTLVGAPLYRDAEYEGMLFVQGLLRQPLEEQTALNLKSQLRELVPVASDLDRALARVPLLDAREMGKLSDLLELAIHEILRHEESPPPREEPPAAPRLPAPGGPAFETLIGRSGPMQEILRMMEKVAQSDSTVLINGESGTGKELVARALHQSGPRRDKPFVVQNCSAFNDNLLESALFGHTRGAFTGATRDKKGLFEVADGGTFFLDEVGDMSPALQVKLLRVLQEGTFLPVGGTHPREVDVRVIAATHKNLAELVQRGEFREDLYYRIHVIRLHLPPLRERREDLPVLIEHFLRKHHREGQRARGLEPEALPVLNAYPWPGNIRELENEIERLLVLGGDREWLPAALISPRIREAVLPGGQAMPTLRATGKLPEAVEALEREMIQRGLERTQHNKSRLARELGISRSNLILKIARYGLARGPDEAGEED from the coding sequence ATGGATTTCGAGAAGTACCAGAATCTGCCCACCATCATCCTGCTCAGGGAGCTCATTCGCAAGTGGTGGCAAGCGGACCTGACCTTCGCGGACAGACACGGGGTGGTGCAAGGCTGGCGTGGCGGGGAGCCGCCCCTGCCCCCGCATGACTTCTGCCGGCTGTCGCTGCTGGCCCCGGAGGGCGAGCGCCGGTGCAGCGAGTCGCTGCGCTCGCTGCACGAGAAGTTCAAGGGCAACACGCGGCTGCGCCAGGCACTCGCCCAGGACTGCCACCTGAACTTCACCCTGGTGGGGGCGCCGCTCTACCGCGATGCCGAGTACGAGGGGATGCTCTTCGTCCAGGGGCTGCTCCGGCAGCCCTTGGAGGAGCAGACGGCGCTGAACCTCAAGTCGCAACTGCGGGAGCTGGTGCCGGTGGCCTCGGATCTGGATCGCGCCCTGGCGCGCGTGCCCTTGCTGGATGCGCGGGAGATGGGCAAGTTGTCGGACCTGCTCGAACTGGCCATCCACGAGATTCTCCGCCACGAGGAGTCCCCCCCCCCGCGGGAGGAGCCCCCGGCCGCGCCGCGGCTCCCGGCGCCCGGAGGCCCCGCGTTCGAGACGCTCATTGGCCGCTCCGGACCGATGCAGGAGATCCTCCGGATGATGGAGAAGGTGGCCCAGTCGGACTCCACCGTGCTCATCAACGGCGAGTCCGGCACGGGCAAGGAGCTGGTGGCGCGCGCCCTCCACCAGAGCGGCCCCCGGCGGGACAAGCCCTTCGTCGTCCAGAACTGCTCGGCCTTCAACGACAACCTCCTGGAGAGCGCCCTGTTCGGCCACACCCGGGGGGCGTTCACCGGGGCCACGCGGGACAAGAAGGGCCTCTTCGAGGTGGCCGACGGGGGCACGTTCTTCCTGGACGAGGTGGGCGACATGTCCCCGGCGCTCCAGGTGAAGCTGCTGCGCGTGCTCCAGGAGGGCACCTTCCTGCCCGTGGGCGGCACCCACCCCCGCGAGGTGGACGTGCGCGTCATCGCCGCCACCCACAAGAACCTGGCGGAGCTCGTCCAGCGGGGGGAGTTCCGCGAGGACCTCTACTACCGCATCCACGTCATCCGGCTGCACCTGCCCCCCTTGCGCGAGCGGCGCGAGGACCTGCCCGTGCTCATCGAGCACTTCCTGCGCAAGCACCACCGCGAGGGCCAGCGCGCCCGGGGGCTGGAGCCCGAGGCCCTGCCGGTGCTCAACGCCTACCCCTGGCCGGGCAACATCCGCGAGCTGGAGAACGAAATCGAGCGGCTGCTGGTGCTCGGCGGGGACCGGGAGTGGCTGCCCGCGGCGCTCATCTCCCCGCGCATCCGCGAGGCGGTGCTGCCCGGCGGCCAGGCCATGCCCACCCTGCGGGCCACCGGCAAGCTGCCCGAGGCGGTGGAGGCCCTGGAGCGGGAGATGATTCAGCGCGGGCTGGAGCGCACCCAGCACAACAAGAGCCGGCTGGCGCGGGAGCTGGGCATCAGCCGCTCCAACCTCATCCTGAAGATCGCCCGGTACGGGCTGGCGCGGGGGCCGGACGAGGCCGGGGAGGAAGACTGA